In Spinacia oleracea cultivar Varoflay chromosome 5, BTI_SOV_V1, whole genome shotgun sequence, a single window of DNA contains:
- the LOC110805524 gene encoding high mobility group B protein 3, giving the protein MKGGKGKAETTTTRRGGDAKLSVKKGAPAKKGKPAKDPNKPKRPPSAFFVFMEEFRVTYKQKHPNNKSVAVVGKAGGEKWKSLTDAEKAPYIQKAEKRKADYEKNMTTYNNKLAEGKDAEEEEESDKSRSEVNDEDDEDGSGEEDEDDD; this is encoded by the exons ATGAAGGGAGGAAAAGGTAAGGctgaaaccaccaccaccaggaGAGGCGGCGATGCTAA GCTTTCTGTGAAGAAAGGAGCCCCTGCTAAGAAGGGGAAGCCAGCAAAGGACCCTAACAAGCCTAAGAGGCCCCCAAGTGCCTTCTTCGTCTTCAT GGAGGAGTTTAGAGTGACATACAAGCAGAAGCACCCTAACAACAAATCTGTTGCTGTT GTTGGGAAAGCTGGTGGTGAGAAGTGGAAGTCTTTGACTGATGCT GAGAAGGCTCCTTACATCCAGAAAGCCGAGAAAAGGAAAGCTGATTATGAAAAGAACATGACCACCTACAACAACAAATTG GCTGAAGGTAAAGATGCAGAGGAGGAAGAAGAGTCAGACAAGTCTAGGTCTGAGGTGAACGATGAGGATGATGAAGATGGCAGTGGCGAG gaggatgaagatgatgattaG